AGTACATTTCTGACTATACTACTTGGACTATGTATATATTTTTTAACAAATATTGGGAATAAATATATAAAAGCAGAGAGTAAGCTTCAGTTTTCGCGTAAAAAAATAGCTCTTGCTATATCAATAATTATTCTTATAGTAGTTACTTATAATCTATTAAAAGGGCCTAGCAAAATAGTATCTATATTGCTACTAATATTTTACTCCATTGTACTATCTTATTTGCTAAATCCTTTAGTCAATTTCATAGAAAAAAAGGGGCTTAAAAGATCTTATAGCATATTGCTTATATATGTGCTTTCAATTATTTTAATAATTCTAGTCATAACATCAATTGTACCTAAGTTATCTAGTGAATTTGAAAATCTTATAATATTGTTACCTAGCTATTTCAATAGAGTATATGATTATTTCAATAAGGTTTTTATTAGGTACTCTAAGCACATAGATAGATTACCTCCAGAATTTCATGCAATAAAGGGATTTTTTCTAGATAGCCTTATGGATATTCAAACTTTACTTTTGAACTACATAAAAAACATAACTAATTCTATAATAGGAATTTTTTCAAAGATGGCCAGCTTTATAATAGTACCTATTTTGACTTTTTATTTTCTAAAAGACAAAGACTATTTTAAGAAAAAAGTCATTCTCTTAATACCTAAAAATCAGAGAAATGAAGTTTTACAAATTGGAAGAGAGGTAGATAGGATCTTAGGAAGATTTATTAGGGGACAGTTGTTAGTTTGTTCTTTTGTAGGTATTTCTACTACAATTATGTTATTGATTATAGGAGTGGATTTTGCAATAATTATTGGTCTAATTGCTGGGATAGCGGATATAATTCCTTATTTCGGTCCCATAATAGGTATTTTTCCTGCAATTATCTTTGCACTATTAAAGGGGCCTTCAAAAGCATTATGGGTCATAGTTTCATTCATTATTATTCAGCAATTAGAAAGTAATGTAATAGCGCCAA
This genomic window from Proteiniborus sp. DW1 contains:
- a CDS encoding AI-2E family transporter, whose translation is MDNFLKLSHYLQSTFLTILLGLCIYFLTNIGNKYIKAESKLQFSRKKIALAISIIILIVVTYNLLKGPSKIVSILLLIFYSIVLSYLLNPLVNFIEKKGLKRSYSILLIYVLSIILIILVITSIVPKLSSEFENLIILLPSYFNRVYDYFNKVFIRYSKHIDRLPPEFHAIKGFFLDSLMDIQTLLLNYIKNITNSIIGIFSKMASFIIVPILTFYFLKDKDYFKKKVILLIPKNQRNEVLQIGREVDRILGRFIRGQLLVCSFVGISTTIMLLIIGVDFAIIIGLIAGIADIIPYFGPIIGIFPAIIFALLKGPSKALWVIVSFIIIQQLESNVIAPKIVGERVGVHPVGVMLALLIGGSYFGISGMIFAIPLTIVLKIILGFLVDKISRI